ACGAGAGCCTCTTTGGCTACGACCTGTTCTTGAAGTTCGTCTGGAGCGACTACGCGGCCGTGCCGGGGGTGCCGACCCAGGCCTTCAACTTCTACTACCGGAAGGACTTCAAGCTGAAGACGGTCACCCCGCCGCCCCCCGCGCCGCCTCCCCCTCCGGCAGCGCCCGGCGTGAAGGCCGACGGGCGACGGGTTTCCCGGGGGCTCACCACCGTACCGGGGAGCGAGCTCCGGCGCGTGCGTCCGGCGGGAGACCCGACGCCGGCGGTGAAGCGGCAACGCGACGAGGTGAAGGCCCGCCTCGAGAAGCGGCGGCGCGAGAAGAAGCCGGAGGCCCCGACGACTCCCCCCACGAAGAAAGCGCTCTGAGACGCGCGCCGAGCGCGCTCGCCTCAGTCGAGCAGGCGCCGCACCATCAGATCAAAGACGATGTTCACCGCGTTGAGGAGGGACTGCCCCTTCTTGAGGGACCAGTCCGTGTAGCGCACGGTGATCGGCACCTCGACGTGCTTGAGCCCGTACTTGACGATCTTGTGCAGGATCTCCGAGGCGTGAGCCATGCTGGTCTGGGTGATGGTCAGCCTCCGGGCGGCCTCGGCCGTCAGGACGCGCAGCCCGTTGTGCGTGTCGGTGATGCGAATCCCGCCCACCACGCGCGTGAAGACCACGGCCGCCTTGAGCGTCAGGCGCTTCGCGGTCGGCATGCGCTCCGCGGTGCCGAGGAAGCGTGAACCGAGAGCCACGTCGGCCTTCTCGCGCACGAGCGCCTCGGCCAGGGTGGCGATGTCCTCCACGCGGTGCTGCCCGTCGGCGTCGAAGGTGCAGAGGTAGCGCGCGCCGCGGTCGAGCGCGTACGTGAGCCCGGTCTGGAGCGCCGCGCCCTGGCCCAGGTTGGTCGTGTGATGCAGCACGTGGGCGCCGCTGCGGAGCGCGATGGCGTGCGAGGTGTCCGAGGAGCCGTCGTCCACGACCACCACGTTCGGGTAGACGGACAGGAGCTCGCGCAGCACCTCCCCGAGCACCGGGCCTTCGTTGTAGGCCGGCACGATCACATAGAGCTCGCGGGGGTCCACCGTCGCCACGTCCCGGGTTTTGCACCAAGAGCGCGCGCCTGTCTACTCGGAGCACCGTCCCGGTCGCAGAACCCCACCCGCCGCCGCGGCGGGGACTCGCTCGAGCCGGCGGGGCGTGGTAGAGGTCGGGCGGAGGCCCGGCATGCTGATCAAGATCCTCCTCGTGGGCGGCGGCGTCGTGCTGCTCTTCTACTTCCTGGTCGCGGCGCGCAACCGGCCGGTGCAGAAGCTGGCCATGAGCCTGGTCTTCCTGCTCATCATCGGGTTCGCGCTGAGCCCGCAGCTCGCGGACCGCGTGGCGGCGGCCTTCGGCGTGGGGCGTGGTGTGGACCTGGCCCTCTACCTGTCGACGCTCGCGCTCCTCTTCATCTGCTTCAACCTCTACCTCCGGCAGAAGACGATGGAGGACCGTTTTACCCTGCTCGTGCGGCAGCTCGCGCTCCTGACGGCGCGGCCCGCTCCCCTCGCCGAGCTGAACGAGCCGACGGCCTCCCTGCCGCCGGTCGTGCAGCGCTCAAGCGAGCTTCTCGGCCCGAAGCGCGAGGGTGGTGGCGAGGAGCGAGGCGGGTAGACCGCTCGCCGGCCGGCTGTACGGGACCGGCAGAAAGAGGTGCCGCCCCTTGATCTGCCCGCAGCCGAGCGAGGTCAGCCAGCCCGAGAGCTGCGGGAGCGTGAACATCCGATGGGCCGGACCCTCGTCGGGGAACCAGCGGTAGAGGACGCGTCGGACGAGGCTCTCGGCGTTGTGCGTCAGGAGCACGACGAACCCGCCGGGCCGCACGACCCGGGTGAGCTCGGAGAGCACCCGGTATGGATCGGAGACGATCTGGAGCACCTCGATGAGAAACGCGCCGTCGAAGCTGCCGTCCACGAAGGGGAGCTCGAAGGCCGGCGCGTGCACTGCCTGAAGTCCGTTCCGTGCCGCGGCGTGGGCCATCTGAAGTGAGGCGTCGACGCCCGCCACCTGGTTACTGAGGAGCAGCGGGCGGGCCATCAGGCCGTTGCCGCAGCCCACGTCGAGGAGGAGCTGCCCGGACACGTCCCCCACGAGCTCCTCCATCGCGCGCTGCCGCAGGGCGAAGGTGCGTCGGCTGCCGTAGTCGAGCGCGAGAGGGTCCGAGGTGCCCAGCGCGCCCACGGTTGCATCGAAGTGGGCCGCCCATTGCGAGTCCTCGGGCGTGAGGCGGACCCGTGTGGGCCAGAGGTCCCACACGCCGGCAGAGCTGGTGAACGTCCGAGTGCA
The Deltaproteobacteria bacterium genome window above contains:
- a CDS encoding glycosyltransferase family 2 protein; amino-acid sequence: MDPRELYVIVPAYNEGPVLGEVLRELLSVYPNVVVVDDGSSDTSHAIALRSGAHVLHHTTNLGQGAALQTGLTYALDRGARYLCTFDADGQHRVEDIATLAEALVREKADVALGSRFLGTAERMPTAKRLTLKAAVVFTRVVGGIRITDTHNGLRVLTAEAARRLTITQTSMAHASEILHKIVKYGLKHVEVPITVRYTDWSLKKGQSLLNAVNIVFDLMVRRLLD
- a CDS encoding DUF2304 domain-containing protein, with translation MLIKILLVGGGVVLLFYFLVAARNRPVQKLAMSLVFLLIIGFALSPQLADRVAAAFGVGRGVDLALYLSTLALLFICFNLYLRQKTMEDRFTLLVRQLALLTARPAPLAELNEPTASLPPVVQRSSELLGPKREGGGEERGG
- a CDS encoding class I SAM-dependent methyltransferase, which encodes MRDIVLRCPDCHYLLHPVTDAASTSRSARCSGCTRTFTSSAGVWDLWPTRVRLTPEDSQWAAHFDATVGALGTSDPLALDYGSRRTFALRQRAMEELVGDVSGQLLLDVGCGNGLMARPLLLSNQVAGVDASLQMAHAAARNGLQAVHAPAFELPFVDGSFDGAFLIEVLQIVSDPYRVLSELTRVVRPGGFVVLLTHNAESLVRRVLYRWFPDEGPAHRMFTLPQLSGWLTSLGCGQIKGRHLFLPVPYSRPASGLPASLLATTLALRAEKLA